Genomic window (Leptotrichia sp. oral taxon 212):
TTTTGTTTATAAGGGCAAAAGATGATGACGGAATATATCTTAAAGATAAAAAGGGAGAAATAGAATGAATATAAACTGGTATCCCGGTCATATGAAAAAAACAAAGGAACTGATAACTGAGAATTTAAAAATAATCGATCTGGTAATAGAAATACTGGATGCCAGAATACCTTTATCAAGTAAAAATCCAGATATTTCAAAATTGGCTAAAAATAAGCAGAAAATAATGGTTTTAAATAAGGTGGATCTTATAGACAGTAGAGATTTGAAAAAATGGCAGGATTATTTTCTTGAAAATAATATTTCAGATTATTTTGTTGCTTTGAGTGTCGAAAAAGGAACGAATTTTAATGAATTGAGAAAAATAATTGATAAAATATATGCTGACAAGCTGGAAAAAATGAAAAAAAAAGGTCTTAGAAAGACTGAAGTAAGAGCAATGATTGTTGGGATTCCAAATGTCGGAAAGTCCAAGTTTATAAATAAATTTGTGAATAAAAATAAAGCTAAAGTGGGAAATACACCCGGATTTACAAAAGGAAAGCAGTGGATAAAAATAGACGACAAACTGGAACTACTGGATACTCCCGGAGTCTTATGGCCAAAATTTGAAGATGATTATGTAGCATATAATCTTGCTATAACGGGCTCTATAAAGGATAATGTCCTTCCTCTTGAGGAAGTTGCGTTAAAATTCTTTGAAAAACTGAAAAATCTGAATAAAATTGAAGAAATTATCAAAGCATACAATCTGGAGGAATGCATAGCTAAAGAAGAAATACATAACCTGGAAAACCATAAAATTCTGGAAATTCTGGAAAAAAGACTTGGAGTTTCAAAAAATGAGGAACACAATTATGAAATAATATCCAGAAGAATTTTAAAGGACTACAGAATGGGAAAAATAGGGAAATTTTTTCTGGAATTTCCTGAAACTGAGTAAAATAAATAGAGCTGTCTAATTAAGAAGACATAAAGAGCTTCTGTTTGTGGCAGCTTTTCATTTTAAAAGGAGAAAAAAATGAGAATTGGAATATTTACAGACACCTATAGACCACAGGTAAACGGAGTCGTCAGTTCTATAACTACTCTTGAAAGAGAATTACGTAAAAAGGGTCATAAAGTCTATATTATAACTACAACTGATCCGGATGCCCCTGCAGTGGAGCCTAATGTACTAAGAATACCGAGTATGGAATTTAAACCTTTGCCACAATATAGGTTAGGACTTCTCTATTCATCAAGAATAATAAAAAAAATAAAAAAACTTAATCTTGATATAATACATTCACAGACGGAATGGGGA
Coding sequences:
- the ylqF gene encoding ribosome biogenesis GTPase YlqF — translated: MNINWYPGHMKKTKELITENLKIIDLVIEILDARIPLSSKNPDISKLAKNKQKIMVLNKVDLIDSRDLKKWQDYFLENNISDYFVALSVEKGTNFNELRKIIDKIYADKLEKMKKKGLRKTEVRAMIVGIPNVGKSKFINKFVNKNKAKVGNTPGFTKGKQWIKIDDKLELLDTPGVLWPKFEDDYVAYNLAITGSIKDNVLPLEEVALKFFEKLKNLNKIEEIIKAYNLEECIAKEEIHNLENHKILEILEKRLGVSKNEEHNYEIISRRILKDYRMGKIGKFFLEFPETE